The stretch of DNA CCATATCCTTACGAAATTGGAGGTTCCCGTGACGGGCAATGTGCTGGATATCCCGGTCAAGACTGTGGATGGTCGTGAGACCGCGCTCAACGAATACAAGGGCAGAGTGCTCTTGGTCGTCAATGTCGCCTCGAAATGTGGGCTGACCGTCCAATATGAGGGGTTGGAAAAACTCTATGGGGAAAAGCGCGAGCGCGGCTTTGTCATCGCTGCCTTTCCCGCCAATGACTTCAAGGGCCAGGAGCCCGGCACCGACGCCGAGATCCTCGATTTCTGCACCAGCACCTACGACGTCACCTTCCCGATCTTCTCGAAGATCTCGGTCAAGGGCGAGGCCCAGCACCCGCTTTACCGGCAACTGACCAAGTCGGGCGTGAAGACGACGGGTGACGGACCAATGCGCGAACGCTTGAAATCCCATGGGCTGACCGGCGGAGATGAGGAAGACATCCTCTGGAACTTCGAAAAATTCCTGATCGGCCGCGACGGCAAAGTCGCCGCCCGATTCGCGCCGGATGTGACGGCGGATGATTCGCGGCTGGTTTCCGCTGTGGATAAAGAACTCGCGAAGGCATGAATGGAGGGCGATGAGCACCCACCGGACAGCGGGATGCTCATCGCCCCGATCACGCTCTCACATCTCAGTCGGAGAAAACGAGAAAGCGCATCCGGCGCCGTTCCAAGATCCTCAGATCCCAAGCACGGTCACAAGCGGGGGCGTAAAGTCCTTGAAGCCCACTCTCGGCCAGTCACACCTCTTGTCGAATTTCGTCTTTGGTTCGTGGCGCTGACATTGCGGATTCGTCTTGAATGCATATCCGGGCAGGGTGACGTATGTGGCGCTTGGCGCGCCAAGGGCAATCGCGATGCACAGCATCAATGCGGAGCGCAGGGTCCTCATGGCACACCTCCAGGCGTGATGAACCTTCAAGCGCGGAGACTTTCCGGGCCGCGAATATTCCCACTTTTGCCGGCCCCTATCCATTCGCCCAATAGGAGGTGGCGCGGCGGCCGGGAGTAGTCCGTTTTGGTAGAGCGCTGGCTTTTCAGGCGGCGGGCCGCATCTGAACTTGCCGGCGTGACGCCTTGCTGCGCTGGAACGTGTTGCCGAACGCTGCCTCGAATTCGTGGTCGACAGTCTCTGCAGATGTAGGTGAACGTGTGGGAGCCAACCCTGTCGCGAGGCCTCGTAGGAGGCGACGCATAGCGATCACGATGTCACATCTGCGTCAGAGAAAATGAGAAGGCGCATCGGGCGCCGCTCATAAATGAAACGCGGTTTTGGAAAAACGAAAACGTATATTCATCGCCGCTTTGACCGCTGTCTTTGAAAGACGCGGGGAATCGGCTGATTGTGCTTAAGACGCCGCGCTGGCTGGTTTTCTTGATTTCCAGGCTGCAGGCTGAATTGTCGGCATCGACCGAAAAATTAATCGGCAGATCTGACGGCATTCTCAGGAGATAGGTCCTGGCTTCACGCGCCGGGGTTTCTCCCGAGGTCGTGATCGTCTGGTTTGCGGCAGACAGGAAAACCTCTAGCGCCGGCTCTCTGGCAATGCACGGTGGCGCAGCCACGCTGGCGAGAAGCAGCGCAGAGATGATCGCAACGGTTTTCATGAGGTGTCTCCTGACGAAACACCTTGCGCAGATCGTGACCGGATTAGCGAGCTAATTCGGGAGCCTAAGTCTGATGAACAAGCAGCAGGAAGGTTTGGAAATGGTGGGCGATGACGGACTCGAACCGCCGACATCCTCGGTGTAAACGAGGCGCTCTACCAACTGAGCTAATCGCCCATCGCAAACGAAGCCGGATCGGCCTGCCGCGTTGGTGGCCGTGATCTATGCGGATCGCGGCAAAACCGCAAGAGTGTTTGTGAAGATTTTCTGATTTTTTTTGGTGGTGTCCCGCGTCTTGCAATGCCGCTCAGGTTCGGCTCGGCTGTGGAAAAGTGAGGGGAGGGTGGCGAGCATCTTCGTTTCGAAGGCGCTGCGTCTGCGCCTGAGCATCGCTGCAGAAGACGGAAGTGCCGGCTTTTGTTCGTCTGGCACCCAACCCGCCGAAACAATTCGCGAACTGTCATGGTTTTGTCTCCAAACCTGCTTGACACTAAAAGGCGAACCCCGTAGTTAGCCGCTCATCGAAACGGGCAGCCGTTTTGGAGGGGTGCGAAGGCATCCGGACTGCTTGAAATGAATTGCGGGTGTAGCTCAGTTGGTTAGAGTGCCGGCCTGTCACGCCGGAGGTCGCGGGTTCGAGCCCCGTCACTCGCGCCATTTCAAGTCTTGTAAAACGCAAATGCGATTTGTCGTTTGTCCGGTTGTCTTTATCCTCGCGGCCGCAAAATGGCCGATCAATGCGCGGGTGTAGCTCAGTCGGTTAGAGTGCCGGCCTGTCACGCCGGAGGTCGCGGGTTCGAGCCCCGTCACTCGCGCCATTTCTTCCGAAAGCCATGCAGTTTCCAATGGTCAGGCATGCAGGTTCAAACGGCTTGCACGGATTTGTCGCGACATCGTTGCATCTGCTTGATAATGTCCGCGCGACACGCGTCGAATTGCCTCTGTAAAAGTCTTGCGCCGGGGCCTCGGCTGCGCTAACCACGGCTTGTTGCAACGCACGTTCGCTTGCCGGGCATTTGCCCAAATGCGCCGCCTGGCGTCACCGGCAAGCAGGGATGAACATGATGACTGAACTGCTCAGTTCTTATATTCCGATCGCTATCTTCATTGCTATTGCGCTCGTCATCGGCCTGGCGCTGCTCATCGCGCCGTTCGCCGTGGCTTTCAAAGCGCCTGATTCGGAAAAGCTCTCGGCTTACGAATGCGGCTTCAACGCTTTCGATGACGCCCGCATGAAGTTCGACATCCGCTTTTACCTCGTGTCGATTCTCTTCATCATCTTCGATCTCGAAGTCGCCTTCCTCTTTCCCTGGGCCGTGTCTTTCGGTGCCATCGGCTGGTTCGGCTTCTGGTCAATGATGGTCTTCCTTCTCGTGCTGACCATCGGCTTTATCTATGAATGGAAGAAGGGAGCCCTGGAATGGGAGTAGCCCCTGTGAGCAATCAGCCGCTCGTCGCCCAGCAGCCGAAGGGGATCATCGATCCCTCGACCGGCAAGCCGGTCGGCAGCAACGACCCATTTTTCGGTGAGATCAACAACGAGCTCGCCGACAAGGGTTTTCTCGTCACCTCGACCGACGAACTGATCAACTGGGCCCGCACCGGCTCGCTGATGTGGATGACCTTCGGGCTTGCCTGCTGCGCCGTCGAAATGATGCAGCTGTCCATGCCGCGTTATGACGTCGAGCGCTTCGGTTTTGCGCCGCGCGCCTCGCCGCGCCAGTCCGACGTGATGATCGTCGCCGGCACGCTGACCAACAAGATGGCGCCGGCGCTGCGCAAGGTCTACGACCAGATGCCCGAGCCGCGTTATGTCATCTCGATGGGCTCCTGCGCCAATGGCGGCGGCTATTATCACTATTCCTATTCGGTGGTGCGCGGCTGTGACCGCATCGTGCCGATCGACATCTACGTGCCGGGCTGTCCCCCCACGGCAGAGGCGCTGCTTTACGGCGTGCTTCTGCTGCAGAAGAAGATCCGTCGTACCGGCACGATCGAACGCTAAGGGTTAAGGACAAGGCATATGAGTGAAGCCCTGACTGAGCTTGCGTCCTACCTTGGCGAAGCGCGCGGCAACCTGATCGCCGCATCGCAGATGAAGTATGGCGAACTGACGCTGACGACGACGGGTGAAAACCTGGTCGCACTTCTGACCTTCCTGCGCGACGACGCCAAATGCGGTTTCGTCAACCTGATCGATATTTGCGGCGTCGACTGGCCGCAGCGCGAGCTGCGTTTCGATGTCGTCTACCACCTGCTGTCGCCGAAGAAGAACCTGCGTATCCGCGTCAAGGTCGCAACGGATGAAGATACGCCGGTCCCGTCGGCCTGCCCCGTCTATCCGGGCGCCGACTGGTTCGAGCGCGAGACCTGGGACATGTACGGCGTGCTCTTCACCGGCCATCCGGACCTGCGTCGCATCCTGACCGACTACGGCTTCGAAGGTCATCCGCTGCGCAAGGATTTCCCGACCACCGGCTTCGTTGAAGTGCGCTACGACGACGCGGCAAAGCGCGTCGTCTACGAGCCGGTCGAGCTGAAGCAGGAATTCCGCAACTTCGACTTTATGTCGCCATGGGAAGGCACGGAGTATGTGCTGCCGGGCGACGAAAAAGCGAAGCAATAATTCAAGGTGGTTGGTGGGCTTAGCCCGCCATTCACTAGTTATCTGAGAACGCGAGCCCATCGCCATGACAGAACATAACGTCCGCAACTTCAATATCAATTTCGGACCGCAGCATCCGGCGGCGCACGGCGTTCTTCGTCTTGTCCTGGAGCTTGACGGCGAAATTGTGGAGCGTGTCGATCCGCATATCGGCCTTTTGCATCGCGGCACCGAGAAGCTGATCGAGACCAAGACCTATCTTCAGGCCGTGCCCTATTTCGATCGCCTCGACTACGTCGCACCGATGAACCAGGAACATGCCTATGCGATGGCCGTCGAAAAGCTGCTCGGCATCGAGATCCCGATTCGCGGCCAGCTGATCCGTGTTCTCTATTCGGAAATCGGCCGCATCCTGTCGCACCTTCTGAACGTCACGACGCAGGCCATGGACGTCGGCGCGCTGACGCCGCCGCTCTGGGGCTTCGAAGAGCGTGAAAAGCTGATGGTGTTCTACGAGCGCGCCAGCGGCTCGCGCATGCATGCCGCTTATATCCGTCCGGGCGGCGTCCACCAGGATCTGCCCGAACAGCTCGTGCAGGATATCGGCGCCTGGTGCGATCCGTTCCTGAAGGCGCTCGATGACATCGACAACCTGTTGACCGGCAACCGCATCTTCAAGCAGCGCAACGTCGATATCGGCGTCGTCTCGCTGGAGGAATGCTGGGCTTGGGGCTTCTCCGGCGTCATGGTGCGCGGTTCGGGTGCGGCCTGGGATCTGCGTCGCGCCCAGCCCTATGAATGTTATTCCGATCTCGAATTCGATATCCCGATCGGCAAGA from Rhizobium leguminosarum bv. trifolii WSM1325 encodes:
- a CDS encoding conserved hypothetical protein (KEGG: rec:RHECIAT_CH0001670 hypothetical protein), with the translated sequence MRTLRSALMLCIAIALGAPSATYVTLPGYAFKTNPQCQRHEPKTKFDKRCDWPRVGFKDFTPPLVTVLGI
- a CDS encoding NADH-quinone oxidoreductase, B subunit (KEGG: ret:RHE_CH01603 NADH dehydrogenase subunit B~TIGRFAM: NADH-quinone oxidoreductase, B subunit~PFAM: NADH ubiquinone oxidoreductase 20 kDa subunit), with protein sequence MGVAPVSNQPLVAQQPKGIIDPSTGKPVGSNDPFFGEINNELADKGFLVTSTDELINWARTGSLMWMTFGLACCAVEMMQLSMPRYDVERFGFAPRASPRQSDVMIVAGTLTNKMAPALRKVYDQMPEPRYVISMGSCANGGGYYHYSYSVVRGCDRIVPIDIYVPGCPPTAEALLYGVLLLQKKIRRTGTIER
- a CDS encoding glutathione peroxidase (PFAM: glutathione peroxidase~KEGG: rec:RHECIAT_CH0001669 glutathione peroxidase protein), with translation MTGNVLDIPVKTVDGRETALNEYKGRVLLVVNVASKCGLTVQYEGLEKLYGEKRERGFVIAAFPANDFKGQEPGTDAEILDFCTSTYDVTFPIFSKISVKGEAQHPLYRQLTKSGVKTTGDGPMRERLKSHGLTGGDEEDILWNFEKFLIGRDGKVAARFAPDVTADDSRLVSAVDKELAKA
- a CDS encoding NADH-ubiquinone/plastoquinone oxidoreductase chain 3 (PFAM: NADH-ubiquinone/plastoquinone oxidoreductase chain 3~KEGG: rec:RHECIAT_CH0001675 NADH-ubiquinone oxidoreductase protein, chain A), with protein sequence MMTELLSSYIPIAIFIAIALVIGLALLIAPFAVAFKAPDSEKLSAYECGFNAFDDARMKFDIRFYLVSILFIIFDLEVAFLFPWAVSFGAIGWFGFWSMMVFLLVLTIGFIYEWKKGALEWE
- a CDS encoding NADH dehydrogenase I, D subunit (KEGG: rec:RHECIAT_CH0001678 NADH-ubiquinone oxidoreductase protein, chain D~TIGRFAM: NADH dehydrogenase I, D subunit~PFAM: NADH-ubiquinone oxidoreductase chain 49kDa), encoding MTEHNVRNFNINFGPQHPAAHGVLRLVLELDGEIVERVDPHIGLLHRGTEKLIETKTYLQAVPYFDRLDYVAPMNQEHAYAMAVEKLLGIEIPIRGQLIRVLYSEIGRILSHLLNVTTQAMDVGALTPPLWGFEEREKLMVFYERASGSRMHAAYIRPGGVHQDLPEQLVQDIGAWCDPFLKALDDIDNLLTGNRIFKQRNVDIGVVSLEECWAWGFSGVMVRGSGAAWDLRRAQPYECYSDLEFDIPIGKNGDNYDRYLIRMIEMRESVRIMKQCVNRLLSDARTGPFSSIDGKVVPPKRGEMKRSMEALIHHFKLYTEGYHVPAGEVYAAVEAPKGEFGVYLVSDGTNKPYRCKIRAPGYAHLQAMDFMCRGHQLADVAAVLGSLDIVFGEVDR
- a CDS encoding NADH (or F420H2) dehydrogenase, subunit C (KEGG: ret:RHE_CH01604 NADH dehydrogenase subunit C~TIGRFAM: NADH (or F420H2) dehydrogenase, subunit C~PFAM: NADH dehydrogenase (ubiquinone) 30 kDa subunit), whose product is MSEALTELASYLGEARGNLIAASQMKYGELTLTTTGENLVALLTFLRDDAKCGFVNLIDICGVDWPQRELRFDVVYHLLSPKKNLRIRVKVATDEDTPVPSACPVYPGADWFERETWDMYGVLFTGHPDLRRILTDYGFEGHPLRKDFPTTGFVEVRYDDAAKRVVYEPVELKQEFRNFDFMSPWEGTEYVLPGDEKAKQ